GCCTGTGAACCTATTGGAGTATTAATTATTAATTGAACAAGTCCTGAACGAATTAGATCCTCAATATTTGGTCTACCTTCATGAACTTTTAGTACTTCTTCAACTTGAATGCCTAAATTTACCAAATATGCAGCTGTACCTTTAGTTGCGATTAATTTAAATCCCAAAATCAAAAGTTCTTTAGCAACTTCCTCAAGATTTTTTTTATCTAAATCATTTGTAGACAAAAAAGCAACTCCTTCTGAAGGAACACCATTTCCTGCTGCCAATTCCGACTTGGCATAAGCAATTCCAAAATCTTTAGCTAAACCCATTACTTCTCCAGTAGATTTCATTTCAGGGCCAAGTAACGTATCAGATCCAGGAAATCTTTTGAAAGGTAAAACAGCCTCTTTAACTGCCTGATATTTTGGAGAAAATTCTTGTGTGAAGTTAACATCTTCTAATGTAAAACCTTGCATTAACTGAGTAGCTAATTTTGCAACTGGTTTACCTATTGCTTTTGAAACAAATGGGACTGTCCTAGATGCTCTTGGATTTGCCTCAAGAATAAATAACTTATTTTCATTGTTATTTGTATTTGTCACCGCAAATTGCAAATTAATTAAACCAACAACATTTAATTTTTGTGCAATTAATTTAGTCCAGTTCTTTACGTTTTCTATTGTGGATTTTGAAAGAGAAATGGTTGGTAAGCAACAAGCTGAGTCTCCTGAATGAATTCCTGCAGGTTCTACATGTTCCATTAGCCCAGCAATTACAACCGAACCTTTTGAATCGCATAAAGCATCAACATCTATTTCAATAGCATTATTCAAATATTGATCAAGAAGGATTGGATGATCAGGCGAAACCTTCACTGCTTCAGAGATATATTTCGATAATTCGTTCTCATCATTTACAATTTCCATTGCCCTTCCTCCTAAAACATAAGAAGGTCTTACAACTAAAGGGAACCCTATATTTTTTGCTACTATTTCTGCTTCATTTTGATTACGTGCAATTCCGTTTAAAGGTTGTCTAATGCTTAATTCTTCAAGTATTTTTGTAAATTCCTCTCTATCCTCTGCTAAATCGATAGATATTGGAGATGTCCCAAGAATTTTTGATCCAGTTCTAACTCCATCATTAGATTTAAGCCATTCAAATAAAGGTAATGATAATTTCAGTGGAGTTTGACCTCCGAATTGAACAATTAAACCATATGGGTTTTCGGCTTCTATGATGTTGAGCACATCCTCCAAAGTTACAGGCTCAAAATATAGAATATCGCTAGTATCATAATCTGTTGAAACAGTTTCAGGGTTACTGTTTACCATTATTGTTTTATAACCATTTGTAGAGGCTTGATATGATGCATGACAACAACAGTAATCAAATTCTATCCCCTGACCAATTCTGTTTGGACCTCCTCCTAGAATCATAATTTTTTTTGATTTACTATTTTCTGAAATCTCGCTATCAAAAATTTGAGAATTAAGATTAATGAAAGACTCCTCGTAAGTTGAATAATGATAAGGAGTTGAAGATGAGAATTCTGCTGAACACGTATCAACAGTTTTGTAAATTGGTATTATGTTAAGTTTTTTTCTATATTTCCTTACTTCAAAAAACTCAGAATTAGTTAACTTTGCTATCTGTTGATCTGAAAAACCTAATTGTTTAGCATGTAACATTAAATCTCTATCTAGAGCATAAAGGTCCTTTTCTTTCAAAAAGTCATTTTCAAAATTAAAGATATTACGTAATTTTTCGATAAACCATAAATCTATATTTGTAACTTCTTGAATATATGAATTAGTTTTCCCAAGCTGCATAGCTTTTTTAACTAAGAGAATTCTTTCAGATGTAGGGTTTCTTAAACTACTTGTAATATGACTCTCATTTTTAAATTCATCTAAAGAATCACATTCCCATCCAAAAACCCCTACTTCTAATGACCTTAAAGCTTTCTGAAATGATTCTTCAAAAGAACGCCCTATTGCCATTGACTCACCAACGGATTTCATAGCAGTACTTAAAGTATTTGAAGATCCTTTAAACTTTTCAAAGGCAAATCTTGGAATCTTAGTAACTACGTAATCAATTGATGGCTCAAAACATGCAGGTGTTTTTTTTGTAATGTCGTTAATAATCTCATCGAGTGTATAGCCAACAGACAATAAAGCAGCAATCTTAGCGATGGGGAAGCCAGTTGCTTTACTTGCCAAAGCAGAGGATCTACTCACACGAGGATTCATTTCTATTACAACTACGTCTCCATTAGATGGATTTATTGCAAATTGAATATTACTTCCTCCTGTTTCAACTCCTACCTCTCTAATGATTTTCAATGACAAATCCCTTAATCTCTGATACTCCTTATCTGTTAATGTCTGAGCAGGAGCTACAGTAATCGAATCTCCAGTGTGGACACCCATTGGGTCTAAATTTTCAATGCTGCAAACTATTACTACATTGTCAGCAGTATCTCTCATTACCTCTAGTTCAAACTCCTTCCATCCAATAAGTGATTTTTCAATCAATATTTGATTACTTGGACTTTCCTCTAGGCCTGATTTACACAAATCGACAAATTCTTCAAGGTTAAAAGCAATTCCACCTCCTACACCACCTAATGTAAATGCAGGCCTTATTATAAGAGGATAGGAACTGATTTCTTTTGATACCTCTCTAGCTTCATCTAGGTTGGAAGCAATCCCAGAAGGGCATACATTTACATTTATTTTCTCCATCGATTCTTTAAACAATTTTCTATCCTCAGCTTTATTAATAGCTCCTAAATTAGCCCCAATTAATTCAATATTATTTTGTTTCAAAAAATCTGATTCTGATAATTTAACCGCAAGATTTAAAGCTGTTTGACCTCCCATAGTGGGAAGAATCGCATCAGGTTTTTCTCTTAAAATTATCTGAGAAACAATTTCAGGAGTCAATGGTTCAATATAAGTTTTATTAGCAATATCAGGATCAGTCATTATTGATGCTGGATTTGAATTTATCAAGATAATTTCATAACCAGCATTTCTTAAAGCTTTGCAAGCTTGAGTGCCAGAGTAATCAAATTCGCATGCTTGTCCAATTACAATCGGTCCAGAACCTAGAATAAGAATTTTTTTTAGATCACCTCTTTGAGGCATAATATAAAACTATGTTTATCTCATGCTACTTATAAATCATCAGATGTTAATCAAGTTACTTGAAAAGCAACATTTGTTTCTATAGTATTGAAAGAAATTAATTTTTTATGAGCGAACTTCAGCGACTTAAAAGTTTGTTGCCTCCAGAGAATGAAAGTTGGGTATTTGTTGAAGCTGCTGCTGCTATAGACCCACCTTTAATAACACTTGAGGAAATTGGTCGTGACGAAGTAGAAATCCAGATAGATTTAGATGAATGGGATAACTTCGCAATTGATCACAGAAATTTATTATTTTGGCACGAGGTTGGGAAAATTCAAAATGACGCAATTCCCAGAGATGGATGGGAAATGGCGGCTCTTGCGATAGGTCTTGGTGGGGCGATTGGGGAATTGTGGGTACAAGATGGACTTCTTTTATTACTCGCACTTGGTTTGTCAAGTTTTGCAGGATATAGATTATACATAAAAAATAATTCTGAAAAAAAACTTCAAGATGCTATTTTTGCAGATGAAAGAGCTATAGATCTTGCATGTAGATTTGGATACAGCATTCCAAATGCTTATAAAAGTCTTGGAGGAGCATTAAAGGAGTTAATAGAAAAAACTCGAAAAAAGAAAAAAAGAAGTTTCTTTGAAGACAGATTAGATGCATTAAGAAAAAGTGCAGAAAAGGCTAGATCAGAATTATCTCAGCAAGAAGGTTCAGAAAAATCAGTCTCAAGCGAAAATGTTTATGGACAATAAAAGTTTAGTATTAATGGCAGCTAAAGCATGTGATGAAAAAAAGGCAAAAGATATAAAACTTATAAAAATAGACAAAGTATCATTTATAAGTGAATGGATTTTGATAGCTGAGGGATTATCTGATGTACAAGTTAGATCTATAAGTAATTCAGTAGAAGGAGAGTTGAGAGATAAGGCTAAAATTGAACCGATAAGAAAAGAAGGGGTTAATGAGGCTAAATGGGCTTTACTTGATTATGGTGATCTGATTGTCAATATATTTCAACCAGAAATAAGAAAATATTATGACCTTGAATCATTCTGGAGTAATGGAGATAATCTTACATTTCCATAATTATTATTTTATGAACGAACCTAGATGCCCTGTCCCTAGAGAGCAACAGCCAACTAATGAATTCATGGAACTATCAAAGTCTATATTTTTTTCTTGGCCAAAAACAAAAAATTCACTAATTCTTATATTGATTAAATTCTGGTTAGGTGCTTTTGTTCTATTTCTTATTATTTCTTCAGGAAGTGTTTATTTCAAATCATCTCTTTTAAAATATTTTCTACTAAGTTTTTTTAGCAGTTTATCAATACCTCTCTTGATTACTATACGGTTATATTTAGGATGGAATCATGTATTTAAAAGATTAATATCAGAAAAAGTTGAATATGAAGAATCCGGTTGGTATGACGGCCAAATATGGCAAAAGCCATTAGTTTTGAAAGAAAAAGAATCACTTATTGCCTCATTAGAGGTAAAGCCTATTTTAAAGAATTTAATTCAAATTTCTTCTATTATTTTAGTCTTGGCTTTATTAGGCATTTTGCTTTTTCAATATAATAATTTCTAAATGAGTTCTAATTTCAAAAACCTCTACACATCAAACAATCCGCCTTTACAAGCAACCTTAATGAGAGGTTCAAATATTGAGTCAATTCATAAAATTCATGCTGTTATTACTGACAAAAAAGGTAGAGTTTTGATGTGCGCAGGAAATCCAGAATATAAAAGCTTCATAAGGTCAGCATTAAAACCTTTTCAGGCAATACCTTTTGTTAGTAGTGGAGCAGCATCAAAAATCAATGATGAATCAAAGTCAATTGCATTAGCATGCGGATCACACAGCGGATCAAAACTTCATTCGAGAGAAGCCTTCAAAATTTTATGGGAATATGACATTGACATTAATAATCTGAAATGCCCAAAAACAAAGACAAGTCCCCTAGAACATAATTGTTCAGGTAAACATGCTGCCTTTTTAGCTACATGTAAAAAAATGAATTGGCCATTAGATAGTTACTTAAAGGGAGATCATCCCCTGCAAATTGAAATATTCAGAATCGTATCTGAATTACTTGAAATCCCGTTATCTGAAATAAAGGCAGAACGTGATGATTGTGGTGCCCCAACTCTTTATTTGAAAATATTAGAAATGTCTAGGTTGTATTCACTTCTAAGCAGTTCTGAAACGGCTGAATTAGAACAAATCAGTAGAGCTATTACAATTAACCCAATTATGATAAGCGACAACAATAAATTTGATACAGAAATAATTAAAGCTTCTCATGGTCAAGTTATAGGGAAGGGTGGTGCAGAGGGAATACAGTGCCTATGTAAAGTAAATGAAGGTATAGGAATTGCCTTAAAAGTAGAAGATGGTTCAAAAAGAGCCAAGCATGCTGTCAGTCTCCACTTGCTTAAACAGTTAGAGTGGATTTCTGATTTAAGAATTCAAGACATAGAAGAAAAAGTTTTTAATTTATCTGAAGGGGTTCGTATTGAAGTTAAAGGTAAATTAAAATTCCAAGAATCCTAAATAATATAGAAAAAATAACCCTTTCAGATGTATGCTATGTATATAACGCGGGGTAGAGCAGTCTGGTAGCTCGTCGGGCTCATAACCCGAAGGTCGGAAGTTCAAATCTCCCCCCCGCCACCATTTAGAAGCAGCTTCACGGCTGCTTTTTTAGTCTTTGTGATAATTACATCACTTATAAAATAAAAATATTGAAGTTTATAACAATGTACTTTAAAGAACTTATTAGATATTATTTGAGATCTTTTTGTATAGAGAATTTGAAGTCAACTCTGACTATTAGACCAATAATGATAAATAATATTCCAATGTATGAGTTCAAAGATAGATCCAAAATATTAAAATAATTTTCTAACTAAATTTTAACTCAAAAATCATTCCTATTAAATAAGCTAACAAGAATAAATTAAATCAATCTGAATGTTAGCCATTTTAATCTTAAATAAGTAATTTAATAAAGTAGAGTTATTTTATCTAATTTAGAAAAAATTATATGCAGAATTTGCTACAACGTGATTTAGGTTCAAGCTTGTTATCAATAGCTGTCGTTTTAGGTTGGTTAGGACTTTTTTTTGTATTTTTGAGAGTATTAACAATTTCAATGAAAAGAATCCTTGAATTGATTTTCAAAAAACCATAATTATTGAAATAAAACAACAATTCTCAATTAATCGCATAAATCCCATATCAATAGGTATAATAACCTAAAAAATGTCAATTTTAGATAGGGCAACAATAGGAAATCCTGTTCAAATCAACTTAGAACTTTCAAAGGATAGGCTCGCAAAAGAAGTTGTTGATGCTATAAAAGTTTCTTCAGTGGCTAAGATAAGTGATTTCAGAATAACTGACGGAAAAGGTATTGGAGTTATATTGAAATTATCTAATGGAAAAGAGCAATGGTTTTTTGAAGAGGAAATTGAACTCCTTGACGAAAATGGTAAAGTAATAAAAAAAAATAATGATGAGAAAGAGAATAGAAATTTTATATTTGACTTTTTAAAAGGATTAAATTATGAAAATAAAAATAAGGTAAGCGAATTATTTAATCCAATTAACTTTTTTATCTGGATGGTTGTATCGTTTAAAGATATTTTTTAATTTATAAAAAATTTTTCTAAAATAGAAATAATTTTATAATTTATTAAATATAAAATTTAAGTAATTAAAAATTGAAATGGTACAAAATATTATCGATGTAAGAAATTTATCTAAGTCATTTGATATCTCATCCAAAGAACCAGGATTAAAAGGAACAATTAAACATTTTTTTAGAAGAAAAACAAAAAGTTTAAAAGTTATAAAGGATATAAGTTTTGAAATTAAAGAAGGCGAAATGGTAGGTTTTCTGGGAGCTAATGGAGCTGGGAAAACAACGATTTTAAAAATGCTTTGTGGCTTAATTTATCCAAGTGAAGGTTCGATTCTGGTTTCAGGCTACTTACCTTTCAGGAGAAAAGAAAAATTCCTGAAGAATATCACCTTAATAATGGGACAAAAGCAACAGCTTATTTGGGATCTACCGCCAATTGAATCATTTTATTTGAATGCATCAATATATGACTTAGATAAATTCGAAGCTAAAAGGAGAATTAAAAAACTATCAGAAATGCTTGAAATTGATGAAGAGATATTCATACCTGTTAGAAAACTATCTCTAGGTCAGCGTATGAAGTCAGAATTACTAGCAGCTTTGATACATGAGCCAAATATTCTATTTTTAGATGAGCCGACACTTGGATTAGATATTAATGCACAGAGAAATTTAAGAAAATTCCTTCAAAAATATAATAAAGAAACCAATGCAACTATATGCCTAACTAGTCATTACATGAAAGATATTACATCGCTATGCAAGAGAGTTATATGTGTCCACGAAGGGGCAATATCGTATGATGGAAAACTTGATCTATTATTAAAAAAACTATCTCCTGTTAAAGAAATATTAATAGTTTGTCGCTCAGAAGACGATGCAATTGAAATAGAAAATTCCGGTTTTACTGTTAAAAATAAAATAAAGAATGAAATCACTATAAAAATTGCAAACAACTCCATTACCTCCTCACTAAAAACTATCCTAAATAATTTTGATATTGAGGACCTTTTTATAAATGAACCACCTATAGATGAAATTATTGGGAAGTTATTAATCAAAAAAGATTATGATATCTAATTTGATTAACCGTAAAATACTCACCTTATTAAAGGTCCAATATTCAAACATGTTGGAATATAGGGTAGAAATTGCGTTATGGGCAATTTCAGGGATTATTCCTTTTTTCATGTTAAACATTTGGACAAATAATAATCTAAATGAATCCATAAACATCAGTGATACTATGCTTTCTAGGTATTTCTTATGTGCATTTTTTGTAAGACAGTTTTCTGTAGTTTGGGTTGTATTTAGTTTTGAAGAGGATTCTCTTATGGG
This region of Prochlorococcus sp. MIT 0604 genomic DNA includes:
- the carB gene encoding carbamoyl-phosphate synthase large subunit; the encoded protein is MPQRGDLKKILILGSGPIVIGQACEFDYSGTQACKALRNAGYEIILINSNPASIMTDPDIANKTYIEPLTPEIVSQIILREKPDAILPTMGGQTALNLAVKLSESDFLKQNNIELIGANLGAINKAEDRKLFKESMEKINVNVCPSGIASNLDEAREVSKEISSYPLIIRPAFTLGGVGGGIAFNLEEFVDLCKSGLEESPSNQILIEKSLIGWKEFELEVMRDTADNVVIVCSIENLDPMGVHTGDSITVAPAQTLTDKEYQRLRDLSLKIIREVGVETGGSNIQFAINPSNGDVVVIEMNPRVSRSSALASKATGFPIAKIAALLSVGYTLDEIINDITKKTPACFEPSIDYVVTKIPRFAFEKFKGSSNTLSTAMKSVGESMAIGRSFEESFQKALRSLEVGVFGWECDSLDEFKNESHITSSLRNPTSERILLVKKAMQLGKTNSYIQEVTNIDLWFIEKLRNIFNFENDFLKEKDLYALDRDLMLHAKQLGFSDQQIAKLTNSEFFEVRKYRKKLNIIPIYKTVDTCSAEFSSSTPYHYSTYEESFINLNSQIFDSEISENSKSKKIMILGGGPNRIGQGIEFDYCCCHASYQASTNGYKTIMVNSNPETVSTDYDTSDILYFEPVTLEDVLNIIEAENPYGLIVQFGGQTPLKLSLPLFEWLKSNDGVRTGSKILGTSPISIDLAEDREEFTKILEELSIRQPLNGIARNQNEAEIVAKNIGFPLVVRPSYVLGGRAMEIVNDENELSKYISEAVKVSPDHPILLDQYLNNAIEIDVDALCDSKGSVVIAGLMEHVEPAGIHSGDSACCLPTISLSKSTIENVKNWTKLIAQKLNVVGLINLQFAVTNTNNNENKLFILEANPRASRTVPFVSKAIGKPVAKLATQLMQGFTLEDVNFTQEFSPKYQAVKEAVLPFKRFPGSDTLLGPEMKSTGEVMGLAKDFGIAYAKSELAAGNGVPSEGVAFLSTNDLDKKNLEEVAKELLILGFKLIATKGTAAYLVNLGIQVEEVLKVHEGRPNIEDLIRSGLVQLIINTPIGSQALHDDAYLRRAALEYNIPTFTTIPATKAAIKAIKALQSNKIDAYSLQEIHNY
- a CDS encoding CGLD27 family protein, translated to MNEPRCPVPREQQPTNEFMELSKSIFFSWPKTKNSLILILIKFWLGAFVLFLIISSGSVYFKSSLLKYFLLSFFSSLSIPLLITIRLYLGWNHVFKRLISEKVEYEESGWYDGQIWQKPLVLKEKESLIASLEVKPILKNLIQISSIILVLALLGILLFQYNNF
- a CDS encoding asparaginase; the protein is MSSNFKNLYTSNNPPLQATLMRGSNIESIHKIHAVITDKKGRVLMCAGNPEYKSFIRSALKPFQAIPFVSSGAASKINDESKSIALACGSHSGSKLHSREAFKILWEYDIDINNLKCPKTKTSPLEHNCSGKHAAFLATCKKMNWPLDSYLKGDHPLQIEIFRIVSELLEIPLSEIKAERDDCGAPTLYLKILEMSRLYSLLSSSETAELEQISRAITINPIMISDNNKFDTEIIKASHGQVIGKGGAEGIQCLCKVNEGIGIALKVEDGSKRAKHAVSLHLLKQLEWISDLRIQDIEEKVFNLSEGVRIEVKGKLKFQES
- the rsfS gene encoding ribosome silencing factor yields the protein MDNKSLVLMAAKACDEKKAKDIKLIKIDKVSFISEWILIAEGLSDVQVRSISNSVEGELRDKAKIEPIRKEGVNEAKWALLDYGDLIVNIFQPEIRKYYDLESFWSNGDNLTFP
- a CDS encoding ATP-binding cassette domain-containing protein, translating into MVQNIIDVRNLSKSFDISSKEPGLKGTIKHFFRRKTKSLKVIKDISFEIKEGEMVGFLGANGAGKTTILKMLCGLIYPSEGSILVSGYLPFRRKEKFLKNITLIMGQKQQLIWDLPPIESFYLNASIYDLDKFEAKRRIKKLSEMLEIDEEIFIPVRKLSLGQRMKSELLAALIHEPNILFLDEPTLGLDINAQRNLRKFLQKYNKETNATICLTSHYMKDITSLCKRVICVHEGAISYDGKLDLLLKKLSPVKEILIVCRSEDDAIEIENSGFTVKNKIKNEITIKIANNSITSSLKTILNNFDIEDLFINEPPIDEIIGKLLIKKDYDI
- a CDS encoding cytochrome b6f subunit family protein, with the translated sequence MSILDRATIGNPVQINLELSKDRLAKEVVDAIKVSSVAKISDFRITDGKGIGVILKLSNGKEQWFFEEEIELLDENGKVIKKNNDEKENRNFIFDFLKGLNYENKNKVSELFNPINFFIWMVVSFKDIF
- a CDS encoding DUF3318 domain-containing protein — translated: MSELQRLKSLLPPENESWVFVEAAAAIDPPLITLEEIGRDEVEIQIDLDEWDNFAIDHRNLLFWHEVGKIQNDAIPRDGWEMAALAIGLGGAIGELWVQDGLLLLLALGLSSFAGYRLYIKNNSEKKLQDAIFADERAIDLACRFGYSIPNAYKSLGGALKELIEKTRKKKKRSFFEDRLDALRKSAEKARSELSQQEGSEKSVSSENVYGQ